From Flavobacterium alkalisoli, the proteins below share one genomic window:
- a CDS encoding succinate dehydrogenase/fumarate reductase iron-sulfur subunit, whose amino-acid sequence MASKSININLKIWRQKDAKSKGQIETYKLDNVSTASSFLEMLDQLNEQLINERKEPVAFDHDCREGICGMCSLYINGRAHGPASKVTTCQLHMRSFKDGDTIYVEPWRSKAFPVVKDLIVDRSAFDRIQQAGGFVSVNTSGRTIDANATPVPKHDADRAFEAAACIGCGACVASCKNGSAMLFVGAKVSQYALLPQGKVEATERVLNMVRQMDEEGFGNCTNTGACEVECPKGISLENIARMNREYLFASVK is encoded by the coding sequence GCGTCAGAAAGATGCTAAATCTAAAGGACAAATAGAGACTTACAAACTTGATAATGTTTCTACTGCCAGTTCTTTTCTTGAAATGCTTGATCAGCTTAACGAACAGCTTATCAACGAAAGAAAAGAGCCTGTGGCTTTTGACCACGACTGCCGTGAAGGTATTTGCGGTATGTGTTCATTATATATTAACGGACGCGCACACGGTCCTGCATCTAAAGTAACAACTTGTCAGCTGCACATGAGATCGTTTAAAGATGGTGATACTATTTATGTTGAGCCATGGAGATCTAAGGCTTTCCCTGTAGTGAAAGACCTTATTGTTGACAGAAGTGCTTTTGACCGTATCCAGCAGGCTGGTGGTTTCGTTTCTGTAAATACTTCAGGACGTACTATTGATGCTAACGCTACTCCGGTTCCTAAACATGATGCAGACAGAGCTTTTGAAGCTGCTGCATGTATTGGTTGTGGAGCTTGTGTTGCCAGCTGTAAAAATGGTTCGGCTATGCTTTTTGTTGGTGCAAAAGTTTCTCAGTATGCTTTATTACCACAAGGTAAAGTTGAGGCTACAGAGCGTGTACTTAACATGGTGAGACAAATGGACGAGGAAGGATTTGGTAACTGTACCAATACAGGTGCTTGTGAGGTTGAGTGTCCTAAAGGAATCTCTCTTGAGAACATTGCCCGTATGAACAGAGAGTATCTGTTTGCAAGTGTAAAATAA
- a CDS encoding glycoside hydrolase family 30 protein codes for MRKTLLLLSLVGMFWSCSDNEDGPVTPPPPAQNNGNVIGSANVWVTNGSKEKLLSGQPSLNIYDNNATDYPSVSVDFSQQYQEIDGFGAALTGSSAYVISQMNATQKEALLKDLFSEQEGIGLSYLRLTIGASDFSLQDFTYDDIPAGSTDPNLEQFSIAEDEAHVIPVLQSVLGYAPGIKIVSSPWSAPAWMKDSGSLGGGSLDPQWYGAYGDYFVKYINAYANHGITIDAVTPQNEPLHETGGYPTMGMTATEQAEFIKSSLGPKFQQAGLTTKIIAYDHNFDQPSYPISVLGDAEAAQYIDGSAFHAYGGDVSAMNQVHAAFPDKKLYFTEVSGGEWSTDFSSNLKWNVGNIFIGTTRNWSKNALLWNLALNSNHGPTNGGCTDCRGVVTVSSSGQVTKNVEYYCLAHFSKFVRPGAKRVNSSNFDNSLNIRNVAFINTDGSKVMVLLNESSQNRTVSIVVGETKINYSVEANSVATIVWQ; via the coding sequence ATGAGAAAAACGCTCTTACTTTTAAGCCTTGTCGGTATGTTTTGGTCATGTTCAGATAATGAAGATGGGCCGGTAACACCGCCGCCGCCAGCCCAAAATAACGGTAATGTTATAGGCAGTGCTAATGTATGGGTAACAAACGGCAGTAAAGAAAAGCTTTTAAGTGGGCAGCCTTCTCTTAATATTTATGATAATAATGCGACCGACTATCCGTCAGTTTCAGTTGATTTCTCTCAGCAGTATCAGGAAATTGACGGTTTCGGTGCCGCATTAACAGGTTCATCGGCTTATGTTATCAGTCAGATGAATGCCACTCAAAAGGAAGCATTGCTAAAAGACCTGTTCAGCGAACAGGAAGGTATAGGACTTAGTTATTTAAGACTTACCATAGGTGCTTCTGATTTTTCCCTACAGGATTTTACTTATGATGACATTCCGGCGGGAAGTACTGATCCGAATCTGGAACAGTTTTCCATTGCTGAAGATGAAGCTCATGTAATCCCGGTGCTGCAGTCTGTATTAGGCTACGCTCCCGGTATTAAAATAGTGTCCAGCCCGTGGAGTGCTCCGGCCTGGATGAAGGATTCCGGCAGCCTTGGCGGCGGAAGTTTAGACCCGCAATGGTATGGCGCTTATGGTGATTATTTTGTGAAATACATTAATGCTTATGCTAACCACGGTATAACCATTGATGCTGTTACACCACAAAATGAACCGTTGCACGAAACCGGAGGTTATCCAACAATGGGAATGACCGCAACAGAGCAGGCCGAATTTATAAAATCCAGCCTTGGGCCTAAATTTCAACAGGCAGGGCTTACCACTAAAATTATTGCTTACGACCATAATTTCGATCAGCCTTCTTACCCAATTAGTGTATTGGGAGATGCGGAAGCTGCTCAATATATAGATGGTTCTGCATTCCATGCCTATGGGGGAGATGTTTCGGCTATGAACCAGGTACATGCAGCCTTTCCTGATAAGAAACTTTATTTTACCGAGGTTTCAGGTGGCGAGTGGAGTACTGATTTTTCGAGTAACTTAAAATGGAATGTTGGAAATATTTTTATAGGTACTACCAGAAACTGGTCTAAAAATGCCTTGTTGTGGAACTTAGCTTTAAACAGTAATCACGGACCTACAAACGGTGGCTGTACCGACTGTCGTGGAGTGGTAACTGTAAGTTCATCGGGACAGGTAACAAAAAATGTGGAGTACTACTGTCTTGCCCATTTTTCAAAATTTGTGAGGCCGGGCGCTAAACGTGTTAACTCGTCCAATTTCGACAATTCCCTAAACATAAGAAACGTAGCCTTTATAAATACTGATGGTTCTAAGGTAATGGTATTGCTTAACGAATCATCTCAAAACAGGACTGTTTCTATAGTAGTTGGGGAAACCAAAATAAATTATTCGGTAGAAGCTAATTCAGTAGCGACTATCGTATGGCAGTAA
- a CDS encoding RagB/SusD family nutrient uptake outer membrane protein, translating into MKNKKIVFSLLLAGFLFTACENGLDDTPISQSIKDNAYTSGDQIEAALTGVYESFQGNDYYVWDHVLFSDVRSDNHYAGGDNPEVFQIEAINVETANSRVLNAWGAIFNAIAKANVVLEQTPNVTQQITEERREQIMGEAYFLRAYHYYTLVRLFGGVPIFTAPVNSADPSVTRRPRSTAEEVYAQIIEDLETAALMLPDTYGDDASINKARATKGAAYALLAKAYAQKPNPDYGQVISYANMVLTSPAGYDLMGSYAELFDGSHYNNIESILEVQYLGGNEGSWGPQMHLPPSISGDTWRKFVTPSHDLVDAFDSEGDDIRKNATILFEEVSWIDEYWGNASGSSVPFAYKWKNAMGWASSDHIYLLRLSDIILLKAEAHNALGDIASAEAEVNKVRQRVNLPVLTAAQTASAAVMKQVILKERRLELAQEAHRWDDLVRNGVVVEVMNAVDDIDLRDGQPVDYDMDEHEIFLPIPQQEISRNPNLEQNPGYN; encoded by the coding sequence ATGAAAAATAAGAAAATAGTTTTTTCACTTTTATTAGCAGGGTTTTTATTCACTGCATGTGAAAACGGACTGGACGATACACCTATTTCACAATCTATAAAGGATAATGCCTATACATCTGGAGACCAGATTGAGGCAGCTCTTACAGGGGTGTATGAATCTTTCCAGGGTAATGATTACTATGTGTGGGATCATGTATTGTTTTCTGATGTTCGTTCAGACAATCATTATGCAGGAGGTGATAACCCTGAGGTTTTCCAGATAGAGGCTATTAATGTTGAAACGGCAAACAGCAGGGTGCTTAACGCATGGGGAGCTATATTTAACGCTATTGCAAAAGCAAATGTGGTATTAGAGCAAACACCAAACGTAACCCAGCAAATAACAGAGGAAAGAAGAGAGCAGATAATGGGTGAGGCTTATTTTTTAAGAGCTTATCATTACTACACACTTGTAAGGTTATTTGGAGGCGTGCCAATCTTTACTGCACCGGTTAACTCTGCAGATCCTTCAGTAACAAGAAGGCCAAGAAGTACGGCTGAAGAAGTTTATGCTCAGATAATTGAAGATTTAGAAACAGCAGCTTTAATGTTGCCTGATACTTATGGTGATGACGCCAGCATAAATAAGGCACGTGCTACTAAAGGTGCAGCTTATGCACTATTGGCTAAAGCCTATGCTCAAAAACCAAATCCGGATTACGGACAGGTAATAAGCTACGCAAACATGGTACTTACAAGCCCTGCAGGATACGATCTTATGGGTAGTTATGCCGAGCTTTTTGACGGAAGCCACTACAACAATATTGAGTCTATCCTTGAAGTGCAGTATTTAGGAGGTAACGAAGGTTCTTGGGGGCCTCAAATGCACCTGCCGCCATCAATAAGCGGAGATACATGGAGAAAGTTTGTTACTCCTTCTCATGACCTTGTTGATGCTTTTGATTCTGAAGGTGACGATATCCGTAAAAATGCAACCATACTTTTTGAGGAAGTAAGCTGGATAGATGAGTACTGGGGTAATGCTTCAGGAAGCTCAGTTCCTTTTGCTTACAAATGGAAAAATGCAATGGGATGGGCAAGTTCAGACCATATCTACTTACTTCGTTTATCAGATATTATCCTTCTTAAAGCGGAAGCTCACAATGCATTAGGTGATATTGCATCGGCAGAGGCAGAGGTTAATAAAGTAAGACAAAGGGTTAACCTGCCTGTACTTACTGCGGCACAAACAGCTTCTGCAGCTGTTATGAAACAGGTAATATTAAAAGAAAGAAGACTGGAGCTTGCTCAGGAAGCGCACCGTTGGGACGACCTTGTTAGAAACGGTGTTGTAGTAGAGGTTATGAATGCGGTTGATGACATAGATTTAAGAGATGGTCAGCCAGTAGATTACGATATGGATGAGCATGAAATCTTCCTGCCTATACCTCAACAGGAAATAAGCAGAAACCCTAACCTTGAGCAAAACCCAGGTTATAATTAA
- a CDS encoding glycoside hydrolase family 30 protein codes for MHKKNTSLKKITLPLLGLAMLAGCGSAEKKNDTELWLTMPDKSVVFQKQENFLINQSENQNVITIDTSKTYQEMDGFGYTLTGGSAKHISNMSEPEKEKLLQELYGTGEGSIGVSYIRISVGASDLDEKVFSYNDLPEGETDVKMEKFDLGYDKQYLIPVLQQILKISPDIKILGSPWSPPVWMKDNGDARGGSLKPEFYPAYAKYFVKYIQEMKANGITIDAVTVQNEPLHPGNNPSLLMLPEAQKEFVRDHLGPEFEKNGIKTKIIVYDHNADRPDYPITILDDPEAAKYIDGSAFHLYGGTIDAVSKVHDAHPNKNLYFTEQWVGAPGDFAKELNWHVENLIIGAPRNWCKTVLEWNLAADENQQPHTDRGGCDRCLGAVTIAGDKVTREPAYYIIAHASKFVRPGSVRIDSNLIDGLPNVAYKTPEGKVVVIVQNTSGEDKAVAINAGAKNAAVMLKAGAVATLVL; via the coding sequence ATGCATAAAAAAAATACCTCACTGAAAAAGATTACTTTACCGCTTTTAGGCCTGGCTATGCTGGCCGGATGTGGATCTGCTGAAAAGAAAAATGATACCGAATTGTGGCTAACCATGCCCGATAAATCGGTTGTTTTTCAAAAGCAGGAAAACTTTTTAATCAATCAATCAGAAAACCAAAACGTAATTACAATAGATACCTCAAAAACCTATCAGGAAATGGATGGTTTTGGGTATACACTAACCGGAGGGAGCGCTAAGCATATAAGCAATATGAGCGAGCCTGAAAAGGAAAAACTTTTACAGGAACTATACGGTACCGGTGAGGGCAGTATAGGGGTTAGCTACATCAGGATAAGCGTGGGAGCGTCAGATCTTGATGAAAAAGTGTTCTCTTATAACGATCTTCCTGAAGGGGAAACCGATGTGAAGATGGAGAAGTTTGACTTAGGCTATGACAAACAATACCTTATTCCGGTTTTACAACAGATACTAAAAATAAGCCCTGATATTAAAATTCTGGGATCACCATGGTCGCCGCCTGTGTGGATGAAAGATAATGGTGATGCAAGGGGAGGAAGCCTTAAGCCGGAGTTTTATCCTGCTTATGCCAAATATTTTGTAAAATACATTCAGGAGATGAAGGCTAACGGTATTACAATAGATGCTGTTACCGTACAAAATGAGCCATTACATCCGGGGAACAATCCAAGCCTTTTAATGTTGCCTGAGGCACAAAAGGAATTTGTAAGGGATCATTTAGGTCCTGAATTTGAAAAGAACGGGATAAAGACTAAGATCATAGTTTATGATCATAATGCAGACCGTCCGGACTATCCCATCACTATTCTGGATGATCCTGAAGCAGCCAAGTATATTGATGGTTCTGCCTTCCATTTGTATGGGGGTACTATCGATGCGGTTTCGAAGGTTCATGACGCGCATCCGAATAAAAACTTATACTTTACCGAACAGTGGGTAGGGGCTCCGGGCGACTTTGCCAAAGAACTGAACTGGCATGTGGAAAACCTTATTATTGGCGCACCAAGAAACTGGTGTAAAACGGTACTGGAATGGAATCTTGCAGCCGATGAAAACCAACAGCCTCATACCGACAGGGGTGGTTGCGACCGTTGCCTTGGCGCGGTTACTATAGCAGGTGATAAGGTAACAAGAGAACCGGCTTATTATATAATAGCCCATGCTTCAAAATTTGTACGCCCGGGCAGTGTAAGGATAGATTCTAACCTTATAGACGGATTGCCTAATGTGGCTTATAAAACACCGGAAGGGAAAGTTGTGGTTATTGTACAAAATACATCAGGAGAAGATAAAGCAGTAGCAATAAATGCAGGAGCTAAAAATGCAGCGGTAATGCTAAAAGCAGGCGCTGTGGCAACGCTTGTGCTGTAA
- a CDS encoding SusC/RagA family TonB-linked outer membrane protein, whose product MRFKNYLILLVLFFSAAAFAQSGQVKGTVKEEATGLTLPGVNVLVKGKQANASTDVDGNFTIQAVPGDVLVFSYIGYATQEVSVIDNRNIDVTLAEDATELNEVVVVGYGSQAKKDITGAVATIDGEKFENRVNNQVSSLMQGQAAGVQVISNSGKPGGGFSVRVRGTSSITGGSDPIYVIDGVVTSDTRSLNPADIESMSILKDASAAAIYGSQGSNGVVIITTKQGKSEKPVITYDTYVGFQTVWKKLDVLNAAQYRDLMEEMGRNTTWELYTADTNWQDEVFQTGFSNNQQVSVSGKSNKTSYYMSGGYVNQEGAVRSAQMKRKTFKVNLDQEVNNWLKVGTHFNYVDYNDVDVTDNSAVNQGGVILGVLTTPQNIGIYNENGTFTSNPFQDWENPISSTDAAQRGYRNQRVFGNVYAEVEFLKGLKYRSALGIDFSNAKSDYFLDPYRTSYGRAMKGISRYQTWLNNYYNFENTLTYNFDVEKHHFEALVGTVYQKWRAENSSIETRNFAGDAITTPNGGSQIVTATADKTEQVNSSVISRLNYSFDDRYLLTANFRADGSTKFGPNQKWGYFPSFSAGWRISNEEFFSEVTAVNDLKLRAGWGLVGNDTGIPNYAWYGTVVPGSNYPIGGSTQPGNYPGRIQNEDLKWEASEQLNIGIDVALFNNRIRFSADYYKKTSNDLLLDVPIPRATGFNSALMNAGEIENKGFEFAISSVNMDGEFKWTTDLNMSFNKNKITSLVGETISTGGVAGRGDAVRLEEGQPVGTFYGYEWGGVDPDTGNVYYIGADGEATFNPTDDDRKIIGNPNPDFIYGVTNNLSYKNFNLNIFFQGSQGNDIFNATRIETESMINSKNQSAAVLDRWQQPGDITDIPRVSTDGSIANSRISTRYIEDGSYLRLKAITLSYNFTKNVTDKIGLSNLSIYTTGENLFTITNYKGFDPEVNFAGNSTQVYGIDYGTYPQTRNIIFGIRASL is encoded by the coding sequence ATGAGATTCAAAAACTACTTAATTTTATTAGTGTTGTTTTTTTCGGCAGCAGCCTTTGCTCAGTCTGGGCAGGTAAAAGGTACTGTTAAGGAAGAAGCAACCGGCTTAACCCTACCGGGCGTTAATGTACTGGTTAAGGGTAAGCAAGCTAACGCATCTACTGATGTGGATGGTAATTTTACCATACAGGCTGTACCGGGAGATGTATTAGTGTTTTCCTATATTGGCTATGCCACTCAGGAAGTTTCGGTTATTGACAACAGAAATATAGATGTCACACTTGCAGAAGATGCTACCGAACTTAATGAGGTGGTAGTAGTGGGATATGGTTCGCAAGCCAAAAAAGATATAACAGGAGCTGTTGCCACTATAGATGGTGAGAAGTTTGAAAACCGTGTAAATAATCAGGTTAGCAGCCTTATGCAGGGTCAGGCAGCCGGTGTTCAGGTTATCTCAAACTCAGGTAAACCAGGTGGAGGTTTTAGTGTACGTGTTCGTGGTACGAGTTCAATTACAGGTGGTAGTGACCCAATTTATGTAATTGACGGAGTTGTTACTTCTGATACGCGTTCTCTTAACCCGGCTGATATAGAAAGCATGTCTATACTTAAAGATGCTTCGGCAGCTGCAATTTACGGTTCTCAGGGTAGTAATGGTGTAGTAATTATTACTACTAAACAGGGTAAATCAGAAAAACCGGTTATTACTTATGATACTTATGTAGGATTCCAGACCGTATGGAAAAAGCTGGATGTTTTAAACGCTGCTCAATACAGGGATTTAATGGAAGAGATGGGTAGAAATACTACATGGGAACTATATACTGCCGATACAAACTGGCAGGATGAAGTGTTCCAGACAGGTTTCTCTAACAACCAGCAGGTGTCTGTATCCGGTAAATCAAATAAAACATCTTACTACATGTCCGGTGGTTATGTTAACCAGGAAGGTGCTGTAAGAAGTGCACAAATGAAAAGAAAAACATTCAAGGTAAACCTTGATCAGGAGGTGAATAATTGGTTAAAAGTTGGTACTCACTTTAACTATGTTGATTATAATGACGTAGATGTTACAGATAACTCTGCAGTAAATCAGGGAGGTGTAATCCTTGGAGTATTAACTACTCCTCAAAACATAGGTATCTATAATGAGAACGGTACTTTTACAAGTAACCCTTTCCAGGATTGGGAAAACCCAATTTCAAGTACAGATGCGGCACAAAGAGGCTACAGAAACCAAAGAGTTTTTGGTAACGTTTATGCAGAGGTAGAATTCTTAAAAGGATTAAAATACAGATCTGCTTTAGGTATTGATTTCAGTAATGCTAAAAGTGATTATTTCTTAGATCCGTACCGTACCAGCTATGGTCGTGCTATGAAAGGTATCAGCCGTTACCAGACATGGTTAAACAATTACTATAATTTCGAAAACACGTTAACTTACAATTTTGATGTTGAAAAACACCATTTTGAAGCTCTTGTAGGTACTGTTTACCAAAAGTGGCGTGCAGAAAACAGCAGCATCGAAACAAGAAACTTTGCCGGTGATGCTATTACAACTCCAAACGGAGGTTCTCAAATTGTAACTGCTACTGCAGACAAAACAGAACAGGTTAACTCTTCGGTTATTTCAAGGCTTAACTATTCATTTGACGACAGATATTTATTAACAGCAAACTTTAGGGCAGATGGTTCTACAAAATTCGGACCTAACCAAAAATGGGGTTACTTCCCGTCATTCTCTGCAGGATGGAGGATTTCTAACGAGGAGTTTTTCTCAGAAGTTACAGCTGTTAACGATTTAAAATTAAGAGCGGGTTGGGGTCTTGTTGGTAATGATACAGGTATTCCTAACTATGCATGGTATGGTACTGTGGTGCCCGGATCTAACTATCCTATTGGCGGATCTACACAGCCGGGTAACTATCCGGGTAGAATTCAGAATGAAGACCTTAAATGGGAAGCTTCTGAGCAGCTTAACATAGGTATAGATGTTGCCTTGTTTAACAACAGAATACGTTTCTCTGCCGATTATTACAAGAAAACAAGTAACGACCTTTTACTTGATGTGCCAATCCCAAGGGCTACAGGATTTAATTCTGCATTAATGAATGCAGGTGAAATTGAGAACAAAGGTTTCGAATTTGCAATAAGTTCAGTGAACATGGACGGTGAGTTTAAATGGACTACCGATTTAAACATGTCTTTCAATAAGAATAAAATTACCAGTCTTGTAGGTGAAACTATCTCTACAGGAGGAGTTGCCGGAAGAGGTGATGCAGTTCGCCTTGAAGAAGGCCAGCCTGTAGGAACATTCTATGGTTATGAGTGGGGGGGAGTAGATCCTGATACCGGTAATGTATACTATATTGGTGCTGATGGTGAGGCTACATTTAACCCTACAGATGATGACCGTAAGATTATAGGTAACCCTAATCCGGATTTCATTTATGGTGTTACTAACAATTTAAGCTATAAAAACTTTAACCTTAATATTTTCTTCCAGGGTTCTCAGGGGAATGATATTTTCAATGCTACAAGAATCGAGACAGAAAGTATGATAAACTCTAAAAACCAGTCTGCAGCAGTATTAGACCGTTGGCAACAGCCTGGTGATATTACAGATATCCCAAGAGTTTCTACAGATGGTAGTATAGCTAATTCAAGAATATCTACAAGATATATAGAAGACGGTTCATACCTAAGGCTAAAGGCAATAACATTAAGCTACAACTTTACTAAAAATGTTACTGATAAAATAGGTCTTAGTAATTTAAGTATCTATACTACAGGCGAGAACCTGTTTACCATTACTAATTACAAAGGATTTGACCCTGAGGTTAACTTCGCAGGTAACAGCACACAGGTATACGGTATAGATTATGGAACATACCCTCAAACAAGAAATATAATTTTTGGTATAAGGGCATCACTTTAA
- a CDS encoding triple tyrosine motif-containing protein, with the protein MKKNIFYILATIFFHLSFFAQTQDTALQAFSGKIKQYVRNDFNADPQFWAMCEDRDGTIFFGNNDGVIIFDGEHWQKINLPNNSSVRSLLTTPNNTIYAGGYNEIGTIQKDSNGRYFYRSLIEDLQLEGKNIENIWQIHSLNNKILCRAFDELIIITGKTATHIPASTSFIYSNLAGNNYYIQDANHGILKLDSKGRELVQVFTADEFNNEEIAAILPAANNKLLVSVKSGNIYEANPETGKMQLLNNVFTNLPKDQVISAIRYSSDAIFLGTLSSKILVINNKGEVLKTPAVFQNLQDAVIHQLYKTASNNVWAMQNIGLAFIDFKSPYTYLFNKASVYDALLHNGVYYLATNQGIYYSSQNSNSMAPEFKKVPNLHGQAWSLQLLEGDIIVGHDNGLFKIQDGQAIKIGSVSGFWKVTPITNKKGFYLASHYNGIYLLENNSGNWVLHNKITGFDESSRDIIASDEPDTYWVCHGYKGVFRIRINPSYQRVSAVDHFTNKNGLGSSFNVNVTRWQNEIVFTTNTGIYRFDAAQNKFIPHAQLNSILDSTKNTRKLTQYGNKTWFVQDDEAGYFFTDEKHPTLHKDLFLNLKGSFNRGMECIVSLSSNSILFGTTTGLYLYNIENNKNSNGINTTLTQISYSKDQELKLLPLTTNESEPITLPNQTDILRFEFATPKMPHGTEVQYSYVLENVDKNWSNWQNIAYKEYTHLRPGNYKFKVRSRNTAGLSGTEAVYNFTILPKWYQTTLAYILYIIAAIVLLFAIIRYISKRMERDHLKSQKEAQRAKKLLELELEQLKLQRDKEQMSRDKMHLEEDVLNKSKELANYTMLLASKKDIFSEITDDLKQLKESVKNDDSRKKILEMFQKLNQHKIGEEYMEVFDVNFEKVHHNFFEKLKEINPTLTKRELRLCAFVKMDLTNKEISPLLNISLRGVENARYRVRKKLNVNHEDNFVSFLEGVAKEAEEPQENE; encoded by the coding sequence ATGAAAAAAAACATTTTTTACATTTTAGCAACTATTTTTTTTCATTTATCGTTTTTTGCACAAACTCAGGATACTGCACTTCAGGCATTCTCGGGAAAGATAAAACAGTACGTTCGGAATGATTTTAATGCCGACCCTCAGTTTTGGGCAATGTGTGAAGACCGTGACGGAACTATTTTTTTTGGCAACAATGATGGTGTTATAATTTTTGACGGTGAACACTGGCAAAAAATAAACCTGCCCAATAATTCATCAGTCCGTAGTTTACTTACCACACCTAACAATACTATATATGCCGGAGGTTATAATGAAATAGGCACAATACAGAAGGACTCTAACGGTAGGTACTTTTACAGGTCGCTGATTGAAGACCTGCAACTTGAAGGCAAAAACATAGAGAACATCTGGCAGATACATTCACTGAACAACAAGATACTTTGCCGCGCTTTTGATGAACTTATTATAATTACAGGAAAAACGGCAACCCATATTCCTGCCTCAACCTCATTTATTTATTCCAATCTTGCAGGCAACAACTATTATATTCAGGATGCAAACCACGGGATTTTAAAACTGGACAGTAAAGGGCGCGAACTTGTTCAGGTATTTACTGCCGACGAATTTAATAATGAGGAAATTGCAGCCATATTACCCGCGGCCAATAATAAACTACTGGTATCGGTTAAATCAGGTAATATCTATGAAGCCAATCCTGAAACCGGTAAAATGCAGCTTTTAAATAATGTATTTACCAACCTTCCTAAAGATCAGGTTATATCTGCCATCCGTTATTCTTCAGATGCTATTTTCCTGGGCACTCTTAGCTCCAAAATACTGGTAATTAACAATAAGGGCGAAGTACTTAAAACACCTGCTGTTTTTCAAAACCTTCAGGATGCCGTTATACATCAGCTTTACAAAACCGCTTCAAACAATGTTTGGGCCATGCAAAACATAGGCCTTGCCTTTATAGACTTTAAATCACCCTATACTTACCTTTTCAATAAGGCCTCAGTTTACGATGCCCTGTTACATAACGGCGTATATTACCTGGCAACCAATCAGGGGATATATTACTCCAGCCAGAACTCTAACTCGATGGCGCCGGAATTTAAAAAAGTCCCTAACCTGCACGGGCAGGCATGGTCTTTACAGCTTTTGGAAGGCGACATTATTGTGGGGCATGATAACGGACTATTCAAAATACAGGACGGGCAGGCAATAAAAATAGGAAGTGTGAGTGGTTTTTGGAAAGTTACCCCAATAACAAATAAGAAAGGATTTTACCTAGCCTCACACTATAACGGGATTTACCTTCTTGAAAACAACTCAGGCAACTGGGTACTCCATAACAAGATTACAGGATTTGATGAATCTTCAAGAGATATAATTGCTTCCGACGAACCGGATACTTACTGGGTATGCCATGGTTATAAAGGGGTTTTTAGGATAAGAATCAATCCGTCTTACCAAAGGGTTAGCGCAGTAGATCACTTTACTAATAAAAACGGACTGGGTTCTTCGTTTAACGTAAATGTTACCCGTTGGCAAAACGAGATAGTATTCACCACTAATACCGGCATCTATAGGTTTGATGCCGCCCAAAACAAGTTTATTCCTCATGCACAGTTAAACTCCATACTGGACAGCACTAAAAACACAAGAAAACTTACCCAGTACGGAAACAAAACCTGGTTTGTACAGGATGATGAGGCAGGCTACTTTTTTACCGATGAAAAACATCCTACCCTTCACAAAGACCTTTTCCTCAATCTTAAAGGGAGTTTTAACAGGGGAATGGAATGTATTGTAAGCCTAAGCTCAAATTCTATCCTTTTTGGCACCACAACAGGACTGTATTTATATAACATAGAAAATAATAAGAACAGTAACGGAATAAACACGACTTTAACCCAAATTTCCTATTCCAAAGATCAGGAACTGAAGTTGCTTCCGCTAACCACTAATGAAAGCGAACCCATTACGCTTCCTAACCAAACTGACATATTACGTTTTGAGTTTGCCACTCCAAAAATGCCCCATGGCACCGAGGTACAATACAGCTATGTACTAGAAAATGTAGATAAAAACTGGTCTAACTGGCAAAATATCGCCTATAAGGAATATACCCACTTAAGGCCGGGCAATTATAAATTTAAGGTAAGAAGCCGCAATACTGCCGGACTATCGGGCACCGAAGCTGTTTATAACTTTACCATATTACCTAAATGGTATCAAACTACACTGGCTTACATTTTATATATAATTGCCGCCATAGTGCTTTTATTTGCAATTATACGCTATATAAGCAAGCGTATGGAGCGAGACCATCTAAAAAGCCAAAAAGAGGCACAGAGAGCAAAAAAACTACTGGAACTGGAACTTGAGCAGTTAAAACTGCAACGTGACAAAGAACAGATGAGCCGCGACAAAATGCACCTAGAAGAAGACGTACTCAATAAAAGTAAGGAACTGGCTAACTATACCATGCTGCTTGCCAGTAAAAAAGACATCTTTTCTGAGATTACAGACGACCTGAAGCAATTAAAGGAAAGCGTTAAGAACGACGACTCCCGCAAAAAGATACTGGAGATGTTCCAAAAGCTGAACCAACATAAAATTGGCGAGGAATATATGGAGGTGTTTGATGTTAACTTCGAGAAAGTACATCATAACTTTTTTGAAAAACTTAAAGAGATAAACCCTACCCTTACCAAAAGGGAATTAAGACTATGTGCTTTCGTTAAGATGGACCTTACCAATAAGGAAATCTCTCCCCTGCTTAACATTTCCCTACGCGGTGTAGAAAACGCCCGTTACAGGGTTCGTAAAAAGCTTAATGTAAACCATGAAGATAACTTTGTATCCTTCCTGGAAGGAGTTGCCAAAGAAGCAGAGGAACCACAGGAAAATGAATAA